The genomic segment AAGCAGTCAAAATGGTATGTATAATGCATGCATACCATGAAAGTTGAATTGGACCTCTTCCTTTGTAAGTTTTTCCTGGGTAACAAGGCCATTGTTGGTTGGTGGAATTACAATAGTCACTCTGAGGACTAACTTCTTCCTTGAAGCACAATCCCCAAGCATAGGGTCCATCGGGTGCAGTAGCCCACCCACCTGTGGTTTCTTGAGAAATTTGAGCAAGAAACGCCGCAACCTCACGCTTGCGTGTGATTAAACTACCTCTAGCACCAAATTGAGGGAATCTTCTGCATGCCATGATGAAGGAATCGTAGGTGTAGAAGTTTTTAGCAGGACATGCAGCGTTGTCTTTGTGAAGGAAAATGGAATTGAAAAGCTCTTCGCTAACCACAGAAGAAACGGGTGATCTACGAGCTTCAGATCCCAAAGACAAATACAACAAGAAGATGCAGAGAAAGACACCCTCAGAGGAGAATGAGAGTGCCATTGTTAAACAAAAAGGGTCAACTTCAAATTTTGTTTCGCTGTCGTGTGGGAGAAAGAACATAACTGAGTGACGCATTTATAGACACCGTCTGAAGAAAATGTCGTAACACAATAGTTGAATTTGTCGTATAACACTACTGTGGAGGTTTCGAAGGTCAATAGTGaaggtttctttcttttatgttaaTGTCATAAATATTTCCTACATcctttaaaaatagttaaattaattagaaataataaattgcttgttaatttatattgctgtttcaaaattattcatatcatgtttaaagttaaaataatgtATGGTGTTTTTTACTATTCCATGTTATCAAAATCAGATTAAGAGAGAAACTTTATATCtttcactaaaatatttattatttttctagcAAAAGTATGCCAATTAATTAAGGATGTTTAAGTCGAAAATAAATAACACATCATTCAACTATAAAAAGTCTTATAGGAAGTAcacaaattttctaaaattattttgtaaataggGACAAGTGGAGTGCAATAACTTTGATGGAATTGATTCACATTTTACATTCATACATTAAAGAGACGATTTATGTGATTGAGTAATCGTGTTTGATTCTATTATGTatcaaaatttgtttagattaagaatgatcataataataaaagtgaGATTAACGTTAAATtcagtcaaataatataaaattgcgataaaaaaatatttacacaatacAATGCATTTGTACATAGTCGTAGTTCTACAAAAATACTATAAcatatatcataatttattatgatgaGTAAAATAGAAGGtgtaaaatcttaaattaaagTTTGCAAAACCAATAAATTTTAGACTAATAtgttcataatttaaaatatattttattacaaataaatgaCAGTTATTGACATATTATGCGTAAGTCTTTGTTACAAGTATAAGTTCTGTCTTTATTAATGATAAAGTAGTAATAGATAAATAATTCTATAGtgaaaatagaataatatacGAGCTTAAGCTATTTTCAACCGTAATAATTAGTCACTAAATGGGAAAATTAATACTTGTACTTCAAATTCTCCATTTTTACATGACTCTGTTTTtagaaagtaaagaaaaatgttataaaattaatataaaaaccattataaatagttttacagttaaataaataaaataaaaatgttgtttaataattttatttattttttaattgtggTTGTTTTGTGTTCACATATTGTGGAATGAAGAGAGTTGACGAAGCATTTGTCATAAGCCACACGGCAACTTAAGTTCAATAGTGCCACCATGCACTCTGCAATTTGACCATAGaatgttgattttttcttttacaaaattatatgtgTGTCAAATATTACTGTCATCATTAAGgttttttcaaatattcaacattcgatattcaaactaaattaattctaCGTCTGTTGTCGGTGGTCGACAACCAAAGTTGAATGAACAACATTATCTATAAAGAGCAAAGTAAAGTATATAATAGATAGGCGAAATTTAAGAATGTGTTTGTAGAAACAATTATGTAAATTAAGCATACACTCTCCCGAAGATGCTCTTCGCTGTAAAATTGCTCGTGtcaaatagttaaaaaatatatttttatacataaattttttatattcatttaatattatttttttaaaaaaatacaattttttataactattttatctttaccATACATGTATGTATCGAAtgaaaatagatatatatattattctatctTGTGAAAAATATGACTATTAAAAGATGTTGTTATTAGGCTCAGTTTTGACCCATCAAACATAGGTTTTATCTTTCTCAAACTGCACTTCCgtactaatataaaaaaattaaaataaactctCTCACTACGACATGGTATGTAGAGCTATCAAAACGGGTAATTCAGTCTGATCTAACCCAACTCACTACGGGTTGATCTTAATGAGTCAATCCAACCTGATTCATTTATTAGTGAgccgaaaaaatttgaactcgaCCCTATCCACCACGGATTCGTGaattaaacgggttggctcattgactcacttaactttttttcacacTCTTatgagattcttataacatgttactttgatggatcaaattgaaacagtaataattggaccaattgatataaaaaacatgaatcaaaAGAACTCTAttgttatatattctaagctatcaagcataaaattttgccaatttaattTAGTGAGACATACACAACCATTTTActaagaaactacatatagccgttaacaaaaatatatagcagaGGGGAACTTTTGGATAGACAATAGCATAACGCAACACAAAAAGCTCTACTGCGAAGTAAAGATTGtgcgttttgaataattaatttgatttcaataaaaaaataagacttgaataattaatttaattaatttgatttcaataaaaaaataggtgggttggtgagccaacacGAGTTCAATCCGAGTGAGTTTggttcttagtgagccgggtcaaaattggttcgcatcaaaattttcacatttttttccaacccaacccggaTCAAATCCGTGATGAGCCGGATTAGCTTACGgatttcaacccattttgacgacaCTAATGATATGTCATTGTCATCCTCATTGCACATCCATTCTACACTGcaggagaaaaaaagagaaaaaaacttaTTCCATAACACATTTCATGTATTTTGAAAGTCTTATTTtggactttttttttcatccaaaaagtattatatatattttagaaagtttgttttgaaaattttgttttaagaaactcgtttcaaaatgtattttataaaatgttttttgaaaatttttatatttttttaataataataatgttattatttttaatatataaaaattatgtttttataattattttatttttgtaatgtgtGTCAACTTAATATAAATGTGTCGtcttatcattaaaaaaaatctaagcaACTTCAAAGTTTTTTTGAGATTGTTTTATCCTacaaatatgtaattaaatGCTTGACcgagttaaatttaattatttactacAATGATTCAtattgtcaaaatgggttgtaacatGTGAGTCAATCCGCTTCATCACGGGTTTGAGAcgggttgagtttgaaaaaaatgtaactttttttatgagggttagttttcaacctggctcacttagaacccgaCTCATCAGGTTAAactcgtggtgagccgggttcgCTCACCAAcccatttaatttaatttaattatttattattttgtgtttcaatattattagttagtatttttttattatattgtagatggtgataaagaagaaaatgtttcaagagagaaaaaatattatagatttaattattcgatactctaatattataaatgcacaaataatacaaaaattatcaatattaaaaacttatttgtttatcttttgtaCATATTTTTGAGTTACGCTTggattatatgatatatttttttaattgtatttggagtttaacatcttTTAgtgtgatatttatttatatttaaattaaaaagcattataattttttatttaaaaaaagttataattaaataagccagtgagccaacccgtttaacccatcaACCCAGGTCGGGCCGAATTTAAACTTTTTCAActtgctaataagtgagccgagttaggttgactcactaagtgacccaggttaggttgactcactaagtcaCCAATCCGTGGTGAGTCGGGCCGAGATGAGTCGGGttaatcaatattaaattatcaataCTAAATTTTGATAATCATTTTTATGAAAATCTAATAGAAGGTAGAACAAAATTAGCTAATTAATTTGCTTTTGATATAGTATATACaattaaactataaatttaaagatataaattaaactaataactATACTTTATAAGTAGTTGGTGGTACAACCAGACTtgatattttctaaaaatagaaatcaaatgaatgaaatattaatgaagaagaaaatctcCATGAGTCCACAAAtaaaagcatatatagtttattgTGATTCCTTTACCTTAATTGCCTGAAAATCATTGAGCACTCttatcttcttttttaattGAGAGTGACTTTAATAGCATAATTGTCCTATAATTCTTCTTCCAGAACAAGTCCAACGAAACTTAAAAAGATGGAGACCAACAACATCATAtacttctttcattttaaaaataattgttttttagcTATTTTATTCTATCAATTTCCCTATATgtagttaataaataattaatatattaccAATCGTATTAAAAGAAGATGTAAAAATAGTAAACTTTAATATCTAAAAATTTGTTGGTATTTTGATAGATTTGGTGTGATATTTTTTTCGTAAAGAAAGTCCAATTCTTAATCATCGTGAGACTTATGAaagaaccaaaaaaaaaaggttgtcTTCAACCACACTttctagaaaaaataaatggtGTTCTTTTGtcgattttctttttctgacaGAATCGTTTTGTCCAAATCAGACATAAAAGAGTGAAGCACTTTTGACTTAGCCTCAcagatttattttctttatttatggTTCCCCTTTTCacattaacaaaattataaaaccaGATTTCGTCCCACTTGCAGCTTTTATGTCCATTTTGTCGACTTCTGCTGTGTTTGTTTCTTGAAACTCACTAGCGTTTAACTCTTACACCGTGTTTGTTTCTAGGAATGTGCTGTTACGGATTTTTAGAATTATCTtcttagaaaattattattCCAATGAAGAAATTTGAAGGGATTGGGAAGAAAGTGTATGACTTTTACACAATTGCTCATTCTTTTTTGGAATTTTACTATCTCAGTTTTCATTATGTATGGTTCCGTTAATCACTTTTCATTCTGCAAAGTAGTAGATAACCTATTGTATCACTTGAAAATCGATTCTGGCTCACATGTTGGAGGGAATCAATTCTGTTGGATGCaatgtatattttgttttctgtaaGGACAATCTAGTTTCTCAATTGTTATATATAATGTTTCTGcatttaactaatttattttatattattattattattattatgataaaatagtaattatctaattttattcatttaaatatttttttaatatattatatccatcttttcatatataattttttacaaacttttatcttaaattcactcaaatcatTCAATCTTTTTCTTAATCCAAACAATCTTATAAtccatttttcatctttaaaatttatcaactcTCTCAAATTCTTTTTTCAATCCAAACACATTAAAATCTTTCCTTTTGAGGTGTTATGTAAAAGTGAGATATTCTAAAATCAAATCCACATTTTTAATGTGTGAAGTTTTGTATAACCTAatattttcaagtttttaacttggtattattataaaaattataaaaatgataagaataagataaattataattgtaaaatctcttatattttagaagtggtagcagcttaaaaatagtgagactcagttattttaatattaaattgtttgtttataaataattttattataaacgagtttcattattctAAAAAGTTTAGAAACTACTTTTTTAGAGTTTCCTGTCTTCTCTAAAGGTTCTTGAATCTTGATCATCTGTTTAATGATCATGAAGTTCCTATGAGATCATAGTCGagtaatatttatttctaaCCGATCATTTCTTAGTATAGAGTAAGTAAGTTTCTAcccattttttcttttgttctctGTTTATGATCATGCTTAGGAAACCCCAACGCATGTATCATTGGTGTTCATTCCTTAGTTATTTGTCAATTTGTGATTCTAAGGACTCTTTCCTATCAAAAGACAACAACATAAAGTATCTCTCCTCACAAACACCATACTTCAACACTTCTATCTGAACTTCACATCTCAAGGTAGCTAACTTTGCTATCCTAAATAAATACTCCAAACCATCACATTCATGTCGTTTAAATTGAACCACCAACCCATCTCTCCTCCTCTATGGTCAAAGACtcataaaaaatagaagaatatgAGCTATGCATTCAAGAAATCTGAATTGTGCATGCATGAATCTTTAATATGTGCTGAAAAGAACATTATTTCAAACTAAAGGCAAGGGTGGTTTCatcttttttgtttatataaatagtTTACCATCTCCAATTTTTGCAACTTGCGCGAATCAATCCCTCCCTCTCTTACATAAATTTGTTCCCTCAAATTCACACACTACCATGGAAACAAACGTGAGAATGGATGATGAATTCATCATCACACTTCCAATGCAACTATGTGGCATATGAAATCAAACACAacaattttctttcaaaagtaATCCTTTAACTCTcaacttaaaagaaaatcatatataaatttcatacttctatttttccaaaattatttatcaataatctcattttatttaaaagttgatatcaaaattaaatatactttaCTCTTCAATCATGTAATAtgtatttaaagaataaaattataacaaaacttTAAACTTTAAAGCGGACAATACTTCGAATGTTGTGATTGATCTAACAATATTATCTCAATGGACTTGAGGTTGGAACATTAGTGTCGTCTTATTAAACAAAAACTTTCTTAGTCATCGATTGGAGAGCTTGTTCCGCATACACTTAATATTtccacataaaaaaatagagTCAAGAAAAATTTAGacatacttttctctttcaacCCTCCAAGATGCCTTAAGAACAAAGTTTTAGACTCTAGAAGAGACAATATCCCAAACAATATTATGTCAATGAACATAAGATttgaacaataataaaattgtttttaatttattttaactaattaattaatattttaattatataaatcaaATGAATTATTATATTCATGTGTtgtattattctattataatttaatttatacgaattaattctttaaactataatactattatatatttttatcttttaagcaatataacataaaataattatattttaaactattcttttattttaattgaaattctaATCAATTAGACCGCTCATAACATGTTGGGTAGCAAACTACTGTACACAATTGGCGAAAAATGCATACTGCTTTATTAAAACAGCAAGGCCTATACAAGCCTTTTATAATTGAAGacaacaaataaatattcaCATCTAACAAGCCTAAAATATGAAGGCACTAGCAACAACTAAGTTGGTGATGTTCAAGGCTTTATTAACAATAATAGACAAACACAATTGACTAAATAAATCTTATCCTACTATATCTTCCCATGGTATAATCAATTTAAGTTAGAAACTGTAAAAACTCCTAGCAGTTCCCTTAGCCTCACAAATGTGTCCAACTTGAATGGTTTAGTCGCTTATAGTGTACCAATTTCACCATGTCATTACTGTTGAGATTGTGTAAGAAATGAAATTAGTTGTCATTATGTTTACTTTACCCATGAAAGACAATTCTTTCACAATTTGATGATGGACAATACTCACACTAGACTGTAACACATTTACTTTCGCTTTGATTAAGTTTGTCAAGAATTCGTCCAAACCAGATGTCTTGAGTTGTCCAATAAGTTGttgttatatatttaacttttttgatTGACAATGTAACCACTAGTTGTTTTTTTGGAGCTATATGTTATAACTCCTCCACTAAGGAGAACACATAATCATATATATGCTCTTGTGATCCTCTTAATCTCTTGCATAATCACTATTGATGTAGGTTAGCAGCTCATCACCTTTGcgtttataaataatttcaaattttattatttctttctcaTATCTCAAAATTCTCTTCATAATTACATATGAAGTTTTATGGGATCAACCATGAACTTGCTTGTTAAACATACTACatacaatattaattttgtttttgtaattgtCATATGCATCAACCAACCAACCATCTGCTTGTATTTTGTTGCATCAACCTTCACTTCACCACTATCTTTTATGGGTTTTGCTTCAGGAATAATTTAATTGTTCACTATATTACTATTTACCATTGAATCTTTCACGAACTTCTCTAGCAAATTTTCTCCAAGAAATGTAAATCCCTTCATTGGATTACAACACTTCTACTCCTAGGAAGTATCTCAATTTTCCTAGATCAATTATATCGATTTCGCACTTCATTGTCTCCTTAAAgtgaatcatcatcttctcataATTTCCTATAAAAAAAGATCATCCACACACAAACTAATAATCAATAACTTACCTTATTCTTCAATTTTGTGGATCACAACATGTTCAAAGTTTCACTTATCAAAGTCTTCCTTAAGAAAATGGTCTTCTATTTTCTTGTGCCACACCCTTGGAGCTTGTTTGAGCTCATAGAATgctttattgattttaaaaattttcccATCCTCCTCTACCTTCACAAAATTAGGTGGTCGCTCTACATATATTGTTTCACTTAAGTCTCCATGTAGAAATGTGCTTTTTGCGTCAAGTTGATATATGGGCCAATTCCTTTGAGCAACAAGTGCAATGATGTTGTGAATGGTATTCCAATCTTGTCATTGGTGCATAAACTTACCCCTTTGCCACCAACAAGGCCTTACACCCTTCTACCACACCTTTCTCattcaactttatttttacACCCATTTAACcctaatatttttcattttaataggTACATTTGTTAGCtctcatattttatttctttctattaCATCAATCTTTGCCTTCATTGCTTTCCACCACTTTGAAAATCTCCCAGCTTTCTCAAAATTAACCAGATTTGCATTATATTCATGAAGAATGACATATTTTGCATGTCATTTTTTTGATTATGAAAAACCTTTCCCACTAACATAATCTCCACTTCGCTTCCAAATAGGAGGTAGTCTGTTGTGTTTGTTATTCAAAATCGATTTATGCTCTTCAACTCAGCTAAATGAGGGTGTATGGATTGAACCCGATGTATTGCTTGAGCTATCTTTTGCAATATgtacattttctttctttaggtATCATTATTAGGGATGGCAACAAGTTAGGTTAGACATAGATAGTTCCTACCTGTTATACGATCCgcaacaaaaagaaaatcatcCATTACTCACTTTGTTATCTGTCAAATGCtcgcttaaaaaatatctactACTTTTATAAAACCTTTAGGTATCCATGAATAccttcaaatattaaaaaaaaggatattttacaaaagttttaaaataaaattacaaaaaaaacataatattaaatataaattaaatcttaattttaattaagttaacctaataagataaaaattaaattttaatttaatttaataaatggGTCAGATGCCGGTACAGGTAGTATGATACCCACATTCAATCCGTTTATAAATAGGTATTAAAATACTTGGTACTCATTACCTGCGAATAATAAATATCTGAGTACCAATTATCCGTCATATATTTTATCCGCAAATACCCGTAGACATGAttatttttgtcatccctaaccATTATATATTCTTATAGTGTTTGCTCatattcttttcctttctcctcCCAAACAAATGCATCAAGTTTAACTTGGTGTGCGCTCTCGTCCCAATCGTATAACATTTGTCTTCTTCGAAAACTACATCCCTGATAATTACAATCTTTTGAATAATAGGATTGTATATGTGATTGGCTTTCAATTCTCTaccaacacaaaaaaaaaaaactacacaCTTTGACTCTTAGGATCAAGTTTGATTCTTTAGCATATGAGACATGTACGTGTCCAAGGCAACAAAAAATTCTAAAGTGATCAATGCTTAGTTTAATGTTGCTCAACTTTTTCTCTAGTGTGACTCCTTTAACAACAATAGTAAGATTcttatttaatacataatttgACCAATTAGTTGGTTCTAGCAAACAAATCTTTAGAATGGTTTTATTAGAAAGTATATTTCACACCATGTTCATAATGGTTCAATTGCAACGTTTTACAATCTCATTTAATCTCATTTTGTTACGGTGTATATGTTATAGTGAGTTACCATTTAATGTCATTGTTTGTGACTAGATAAAAACATACTCACTTATAGCTGGATAAGAATAAGCCGACTTATGactaaataaaaagatattggCTTAAGTCGAATAAGAATAGATCAGATTTGTGATAAAGtagaaaatacaaaatctaTGAGATTTAagagtcttctttctctctaATACTTTTCACATGCCACAACAATTATACAAGAtatttacaagaaaatataaataataaaagcatACGCACATTTATACGGAAATACGTAAATCTTCATAACTAATAAATAACCTAACTTCTATCAGTGTTATaagtaaataacaaaataaatcatataataacggttataaatttctattctaacataacttaaaaatattttaacgaAACACGTTAAATTTAGATGAATTAATAATAGTCGATTAAATATGCTAAACAGTAAATACTcatgattaaaaaaagttaaaaaaaatactaacctAGAATGTAGCATTGGGAGAGAAAAAgattaacaatttaaaacagaaaaagaaaatcaaaattctaAGAATATAGCCTCTAACACACACCCACCCCTCTTGTCGTGGGGCACCCAGTACCTCTAAGGTCTCTTCCTTTTCCAATCTTTAAGACCAGGTTCCCTCCATTCTTCATGGGCCATACCCACAACTTTGTCCACTCTCAACCCTCACTTGTAGGCTTAAAGTCACCGCCCTATTCCTTATGCAGAGTAACCCGCCATTTATTAAAAGGAAATAGGAACAACATTGTGCTTATATGTATTAAAATCACAACTAAAGCATTCCCTTGTCGTTTTTTCTGACCACGACAATAGATTTAACGACACGAAATCAGATTGTAACACTACCATCTTGCGTGTTTGCCAATTTCTGTTAATTTTTGGTATGTGTTAGTTATATTTCTTTGTCCAAGTAGACTATAgattatatttaacaaaataaacaagCAAAGATTAGCGTAATCAGGCACGTATTGAACGATGATTGGGGTAGATTATTCAACTTTCACTTTATTTCCCACCTAATCAATGCTCTAATAATAAGAGTCTACGTAAGATAATTAACTATAGGGTGGTGTAGTGTAGGGATAAATCAGAATCTGCTGATGAAAGTACTAATACACACGTGAAGATTAGTTTTGAATTTGTGAGTATGGTGGTTTTTGAACCCAACGTGCGAGCCAAAGTTGAAATTACATGAGTGGGGTCTCCTCAGTCCTTTATTCCATAACACACCCATACTCCATCTCCTCTTAAAGATTGTTTCTTTGCCTTAATTAGtctcaattatattttaatacgCACCATGCATGCGTGGGTCTGCATGGCTTATGCAtggactttatttttttttttcaatttcaacaaaatactcaaactttaccttatttttaaactataacaTCAGTCATTATTTTCAAAACGTCAACATCACTGTTATGGTAATAACTTTTTCAGTTTTCAAGATTTTCTGTCAATAATTTTGATCCATTTTAGTATAATCATTTTCCATCATTCTTATACCATTTAGGTGGGTTCAGAAACGATCCAAAAACCCTTTTTGGCTTTTGCATCCTAAGGCTAGATGGATATATAATAGTAATAGAATATTGTGATTAGATGATGTAAAAGCTTAAAAAGAACTAATTTATGCTAAGAATGTAGGTAGTCCATGCTAGAAATTACTTAgtttataagtaaaaagaagattAGT from the Vigna angularis cultivar LongXiaoDou No.4 chromosome 3, ASM1680809v1, whole genome shotgun sequence genome contains:
- the LOC108325594 gene encoding chitinase 10 translates to MALSFSSEGVFLCIFLLYLSLGSEARRSPVSSVVSEELFNSIFLHKDNAACPAKNFYTYDSFIMACRRFPQFGARGSLITRKREVAAFLAQISQETTGGWATAPDGPYAWGLCFKEEVSPQSDYCNSTNQQWPCYPGKTYKGRGPIQLSWNYNYGPAGEALGFDGLRNPDVVSNNSLIAFQTALWFWMTEQKPKPSCHNVMIGKYVATEADIAANRTAGYGLVTNIINGGLECGIPGDSRMNNRIGFFKRYAALFNVDTGPNLDCAYQKPF